From Planktothrix serta PCC 8927, one genomic window encodes:
- a CDS encoding amino acid ABC transporter permease: MTSVPSTPSHQPPQIVVLTAKEWLQKNLFNNWYNTLITLGISGLLLFMLTRFISWAFTTAKWSVIPANLPLFFVGRFPNDQYWRLWVMLGIISILSGITWGFLARNSRLLFSKNTLVSLGFIGILAVITPVPIIFRFLLIGMLLLLVAEAWAGKIIGNTQPKLGKWLPFSWFLLLIICVWFIGGGLGLKIVQTNLWGGLMLTLLMSIISILLSFPIGVLLALGRQSSLPVVRILSTVYIEIIRGLPLITILFMGQILLPLFLPEGTRPDRILRAIIGLTMFSSAYLAENIRGGLQSIPRGQTEAAKALGLNTPLTVSLIILPQALKVSIPSIVGQFISLFQDTTLLAIVGLVELLGISRSILANPKFLGRYLEVYLFIGILYWVFCYAMSVASQKLEKQLNTEHK; encoded by the coding sequence ATGACTTCTGTACCATCAACGCCATCTCATCAACCTCCTCAGATCGTAGTATTAACTGCAAAGGAATGGTTGCAAAAAAATCTATTTAATAATTGGTATAATACCCTGATTACCTTGGGGATTAGTGGCTTATTATTATTCATGTTAACAAGGTTTATTTCTTGGGCATTTACTACAGCTAAATGGAGTGTAATTCCTGCTAATTTACCTTTGTTTTTTGTGGGAAGATTTCCCAATGATCAATATTGGCGCTTATGGGTAATGTTAGGGATAATTTCTATTCTTTCTGGGATTACCTGGGGATTTTTAGCCCGAAATTCAAGACTTTTATTTAGTAAAAATACCTTAGTTAGTCTTGGATTTATTGGAATTCTGGCGGTTATTACTCCAGTTCCCATCATTTTCCGTTTTCTCCTAATTGGAATGCTATTGTTGCTAGTAGCAGAAGCTTGGGCTGGTAAAATCATAGGAAATACTCAGCCAAAGTTAGGAAAGTGGTTGCCCTTTTCCTGGTTTTTATTATTGATAATTTGTGTTTGGTTTATTGGTGGCGGACTCGGATTAAAAATAGTTCAAACCAATCTCTGGGGAGGACTGATGTTAACATTATTGATGTCAATTATCAGTATATTATTATCCTTTCCTATTGGCGTATTATTAGCATTAGGACGACAAAGTAGTTTACCCGTCGTCCGAATTTTATCAACAGTTTATATTGAAATTATCCGGGGATTACCCTTAATTACAATTCTATTTATGGGGCAAATTTTACTCCCCCTATTTCTCCCCGAAGGAACACGACCGGATCGGATTTTACGCGCTATTATTGGATTAACCATGTTTAGTTCAGCCTATTTAGCTGAAAACATCCGAGGGGGTTTACAATCCATTCCCAGAGGTCAAACAGAAGCCGCCAAAGCATTAGGATTAAATACACCTTTAACCGTGAGTTTAATTATTTTACCCCAAGCCTTAAAAGTTTCTATTCCTTCCATTGTGGGTCAGTTTATTAGTTTATTCCAAGATACAACTTTATTAGCAATTGTAGGATTAGTAGAATTATTGGGAATCAGTCGATCTATTTTAGCAAACCCGAAGTTTCTCGGACGTTATTTAGAAGTTTACCTGTTTATTGGGATTTTGTACTGGGTTTTTTGTTATGCGATGTCCGTAGCCAGTCAGAAATTAGAAAAACAATTGAATACAGAGCATAAATAA
- a CDS encoding transcriptional regulator has protein sequence MLNSLPYQPFLISRLQDLTYAAGYIETCLLETSPEPELLKLVLSDVSQALAPQTMTPEEAKQHLAQLDEVLSKTGQEAIYSLGFWLKSLGLKLSVNVDQLDQLNPNKLDSETPVLQ, from the coding sequence ATGCTTAACAGTTTGCCATACCAACCCTTTCTGATCTCACGACTTCAAGACCTGACCTATGCAGCAGGTTACATCGAAACTTGTTTACTAGAAACTTCTCCAGAACCGGAATTATTAAAACTGGTTTTAAGTGATGTTTCTCAAGCATTAGCACCGCAAACTATGACCCCAGAAGAAGCTAAACAACATTTAGCACAGTTGGACGAAGTATTATCAAAAACAGGACAGGAAGCAATTTATAGTTTAGGGTTTTGGCTAAAATCTTTAGGATTAAAATTATCTGTCAATGTAGACCAACTAGACCAACTAAACCCAAATAAATTGGACTCAGAAACTCCCGTTTTACAATAA
- a CDS encoding C39 family peptidase — protein MKLQDFLGKDTRYDIKAIAEDDELSRQIQTRLIDLGLLDPPVDGIFGPKSTASLHQFQKLMQCGEAGYLGAITGKKLIETKREQIPVMTPILKTVKTTIFKVKPIASSQLNDSEKFTIPGEKECAVLAYDPIRGHLRVALRNESYGGYSVLYVWGEHAEIYENGNRVYPKPLPSSYRLNVPYKSQLDNWFNPTGSCNVTSISMCLEYFKARRKTSSGQLEDELYEYAINKGYSRHDPYDLARIVRDYGCQDYFTENALIDDIKDWIAAGNPAVIHGYFTSFGHIMPVVGYNEYGLIVHDPYGEWFSSGYRTDLSGAYLQYSYRLINQVCIPDGSFWVHFISK, from the coding sequence ATGAAATTACAGGATTTTCTCGGTAAAGATACTCGATATGATATTAAAGCCATTGCTGAAGATGACGAACTTAGTCGTCAAATCCAAACCCGACTGATTGATTTAGGACTGCTTGATCCCCCTGTGGATGGTATTTTTGGCCCCAAATCAACAGCTTCATTACACCAATTCCAAAAGTTGATGCAGTGTGGTGAAGCGGGTTATCTGGGTGCAATTACCGGGAAAAAGTTGATCGAAACGAAGCGCGAACAGATTCCGGTGATGACCCCGATTTTAAAAACGGTTAAAACTACCATTTTTAAGGTTAAACCGATTGCTTCCTCTCAACTGAATGACTCGGAAAAATTTACAATTCCCGGTGAAAAAGAATGTGCTGTTTTAGCTTATGACCCCATTCGCGGTCATTTACGAGTCGCTTTAAGAAATGAATCCTATGGGGGCTATTCGGTTTTATATGTTTGGGGAGAACACGCTGAAATTTATGAAAATGGAAATCGGGTTTATCCTAAACCCCTTCCTAGCAGTTACCGTTTAAATGTTCCCTATAAATCTCAATTAGACAACTGGTTTAATCCGACGGGATCGTGTAATGTTACGTCTATATCAATGTGTTTGGAATATTTCAAAGCTCGTCGTAAAACCAGTTCGGGTCAACTGGAAGATGAACTCTATGAATATGCTATTAATAAGGGCTACAGTCGTCATGATCCCTACGATTTAGCTCGAATTGTTCGAGATTATGGGTGTCAGGATTATTTTACTGAAAATGCCCTCATTGATGATATCAAAGATTGGATTGCTGCTGGAAATCCTGCCGTAATTCATGGATATTTCACCTCCTTTGGTCATATTATGCCTGTGGTGGGTTATAACGAATATGGGCTTATTGTTCATGATCCCTATGGAGAATGGTTCTCCTCTGGTTATCGCACGGATTTGAGCGGGGCTTATTTGCAATATTCCTATCGGTTAATCAACCAGGTTTGCATCCCTGACGGCAGTTTTTGGGTGCATTTTATTTCTAAATAG
- a CDS encoding M16 family metallopeptidase translates to MTSILVKPSSPRPINTPTVHHLSNGLTIVAEQLPVDAVNLNVWINIGSAIESNDINGMAHFLEHIVFKGTPHLQVGEFEQKIEQRGAVTNAATSQDYTHYYITTAPQDFADLAPLQFDVVLNASIADEAFERERFVVLEEIRRSEDNPGRRSFRQSMEMVFEQLPYRRPVLGPASVIEQLQSQQMLEFHRTWYQPRSMTVAVVGNLPVESLIQTVEDAVTAVYPTSISSALPEVQKWTPEASFKEIVRQEIIDDTLQQARLLMLWRVPGLEELDQTYPLDVLAYILGQGRTARLFQDLRENRGLVSSISASNMTQRWQGVFYISARLPVENLAEVEAILTDHIRQIQNERITEEEMAKVRTQVANRFIFGNETPSDRAGLYGYYQSLVGDLTAGLYYPDRIQALSSAEIQQAAQQYLSPNAYAIVILKPPVHPTDLDG, encoded by the coding sequence ATGACTTCTATCCTGGTTAAACCGTCTTCGCCTCGACCGATTAATACTCCAACTGTTCATCACCTTTCCAATGGTTTAACCATTGTGGCCGAACAGTTACCCGTTGATGCCGTCAATCTTAATGTTTGGATTAATATCGGCTCGGCGATTGAATCCAATGATATCAACGGGATGGCGCACTTTTTAGAACATATCGTTTTTAAAGGAACACCCCATCTGCAAGTGGGAGAATTTGAACAAAAAATTGAACAACGAGGCGCCGTCACCAATGCGGCCACCAGTCAAGATTATACCCATTACTACATTACCACTGCCCCTCAAGACTTTGCGGATTTAGCACCTTTACAGTTTGATGTGGTTCTCAATGCCAGTATTGCAGATGAGGCGTTTGAACGAGAACGATTTGTGGTCTTAGAAGAAATTCGTCGTTCCGAGGATAACCCAGGTAGGCGTTCCTTCCGTCAGTCGATGGAAATGGTTTTTGAGCAACTTCCCTACCGTCGTCCTGTTTTAGGGCCAGCGTCGGTAATTGAACAGTTGCAATCTCAACAAATGCTGGAGTTTCATCGCACTTGGTATCAACCTCGCTCGATGACGGTAGCCGTTGTCGGAAATTTACCCGTTGAATCTCTGATTCAAACGGTAGAGGATGCCGTGACTGCGGTTTATCCCACCTCAATAAGTTCTGCACTCCCAGAAGTGCAAAAATGGACTCCTGAAGCCAGTTTTAAAGAAATTGTCCGTCAGGAAATCATTGATGATACGTTACAACAAGCTCGATTATTAATGCTGTGGCGTGTCCCCGGTTTAGAAGAACTTGATCAAACCTATCCCTTAGATGTTTTAGCTTATATTTTAGGTCAGGGAAGAACAGCACGACTATTCCAAGATTTACGCGAAAATCGGGGGTTAGTTTCGTCGATTTCTGCGAGTAATATGACGCAGCGCTGGCAAGGGGTATTTTATATTTCAGCGCGTTTACCTGTGGAGAATCTTGCCGAAGTTGAAGCTATTCTCACCGATCATATTCGTCAAATCCAAAACGAACGAATTACAGAAGAGGAAATGGCAAAAGTCAGAACACAAGTGGCTAATCGGTTTATCTTTGGAAATGAAACTCCGAGCGATCGCGCTGGCTTGTATGGATACTATCAATCTTTAGTGGGGGATTTAACAGCAGGTCTCTATTATCCTGATCGAATTCAAGCATTGAGTTCAGCAGAGATTCAACAAGCCGCACAACAGTATTTATCTCCCAACGCTTATGCGATAGTCATCCTGAAGCCACCCGTTCACCCTACGGATTTAGACGGTTGA
- a CDS encoding GNAT family N-acetyltransferase — protein sequence MSEVFIPGYSLRQGSRLDRALLLKFVYRTYKEQFPDQDLSHLPPTVEQYFSPQTPIWWVDRFNPDCSTPETIACLWLGNAIDQGDGERTAHIFLLYVAPEHRKQGIGSALVTHAEQWATQRGDRKISLQVFTNNHPALNLYQKLGYQPQSLLMQKILSGVK from the coding sequence GTGTCTGAGGTCTTTATCCCCGGTTACAGTCTGCGTCAGGGGTCACGTTTGGATCGGGCTTTATTACTCAAGTTTGTCTATCGCACCTATAAGGAGCAGTTCCCGGATCAGGATTTAAGCCATCTTCCCCCAACGGTTGAGCAGTATTTTTCTCCTCAGACACCCATCTGGTGGGTGGACAGATTTAACCCAGACTGTTCAACCCCAGAAACTATTGCCTGTTTATGGTTAGGGAATGCAATTGATCAAGGGGATGGAGAACGCACCGCCCATATTTTTCTGTTATATGTAGCCCCAGAACACCGTAAACAGGGGATTGGTTCGGCTTTAGTGACTCATGCTGAACAGTGGGCGACGCAACGAGGCGATCGCAAAATTAGCCTGCAAGTTTTCACCAACAACCACCCCGCCCTCAACCTCTATCAAAAACTTGGCTATCAACCTCAATCTTTGTTGATGCAGAAGATTCTATCGGGAGTTAAATGA
- a CDS encoding AAA family ATPase, translated as MLKELHLKLVGPSPKLDVELSDRLNIFTGDNGLGKTFLLDIAWWVLTGSWADRPAFPQREREQIPEITCYLNNRTESKPDRSYFDFSTLKWGSFQMSYQLRGLVIYAHANGGFSVLDPARKRKGVYNFTPNKLWDGLRTDGKVLCNGLIQDWVSWQRQPDQTTFKLLSDVIRQLSPHPGEGIEPGEPTRVSVEDIRDIPTINLPYGNVPIIYASAGMKRILGLAYVLVWTWYEHTQASKLRNQSPLDQIVLLMDEVESHLHPRWQRAILPAILKVLTGLQEQTKIQALVTTHSPLVLASVEPIFDQETDRLFLFQLESQKVTLNEIPWCKQGDTIGWLTSDIFGLKQARSIEAEKAIEAAEAWMRSDNMNAFPDYLKTSEQIHQQLMQLLPGHDPFWPRWIIKMEASQG; from the coding sequence ATGTTAAAAGAACTTCACCTTAAGCTAGTCGGGCCATCCCCTAAATTGGATGTAGAACTTTCCGATAGACTCAACATTTTTACAGGGGATAATGGGTTAGGTAAAACCTTTCTATTAGATATTGCTTGGTGGGTACTCACCGGAAGTTGGGCAGATCGACCTGCGTTTCCTCAACGGGAAAGGGAACAAATTCCAGAAATTACCTGCTATTTAAACAATCGCACAGAATCAAAACCCGATCGCAGTTATTTTGATTTCTCCACTCTCAAATGGGGGAGTTTTCAGATGTCTTATCAGTTGAGAGGGTTAGTCATTTATGCCCATGCAAATGGCGGATTCTCCGTTTTAGATCCAGCCCGCAAACGCAAGGGGGTTTACAACTTTACCCCGAATAAACTTTGGGATGGATTGAGAACAGATGGAAAGGTTTTATGTAATGGTTTAATTCAAGATTGGGTGAGTTGGCAACGACAGCCTGATCAAACTACATTTAAACTTTTATCTGATGTCATTAGACAACTTTCTCCCCATCCCGGTGAAGGGATAGAACCGGGAGAACCCACGCGGGTTTCTGTTGAAGATATTCGTGATATTCCGACAATCAATCTTCCTTACGGTAATGTTCCTATCATCTACGCATCAGCCGGGATGAAGCGGATTTTAGGGTTGGCTTATGTCCTAGTGTGGACGTGGTATGAACACACCCAAGCCTCTAAATTGCGAAACCAATCTCCTCTTGATCAAATTGTTTTGTTAATGGATGAAGTTGAATCTCATCTCCACCCCCGGTGGCAACGTGCAATTTTACCCGCCATTCTCAAAGTTTTAACCGGGTTACAGGAACAGACGAAAATACAGGCTTTAGTCACCACTCATTCTCCTCTGGTTCTGGCATCTGTCGAACCTATTTTTGATCAAGAAACAGACAGATTATTCCTATTTCAATTAGAGTCACAAAAAGTCACTCTTAATGAAATTCCCTGGTGTAAACAAGGAGATACAATTGGTTGGTTAACTTCTGATATATTTGGTTTAAAGCAAGCTCGTTCTATAGAAGCTGAAAAAGCGATCGAAGCAGCCGAAGCTTGGATGCGTTCTGATAATATGAATGCTTTTCCAGATTATCTAAAAACCTCAGAACAAATTCACCAACAACTAATGCAACTTCTCCCTGGACATGACCCCTTCTGGCCGCGCTGGATTATTAAGATGGAGGCGAGTCAAGGATGA
- a CDS encoding HEAT repeat domain-containing protein — MEDEELSVINTQDPLESPLDQLDDGEVAKPDPEEMLLLLKSPEPQQRMIAARAFCEIRDQRAIPDLIGLLQDACPLVRVSVAYALGRNSNAQAVEALIAQLNQDWNGYVRKGVVWALGTCGDRRALEPLLDALKTDIPAVRLWAASSLGQMAKVGYEIVIRAIPPMIEALRQDPVAAVRSNCAWALGQLCRELPSNVVYAVAIDALIEALEEDEDMGVKDDAKSSLLRVGDPRGLQIIEDLEMDGLL; from the coding sequence ATGGAGGATGAAGAACTGAGCGTAATCAATACCCAAGACCCGTTAGAGAGTCCTTTGGATCAGTTGGATGATGGCGAAGTGGCCAAACCTGATCCAGAGGAAATGTTGCTGTTGTTAAAATCACCCGAACCCCAACAGCGCATGATTGCAGCACGGGCATTTTGTGAAATTCGGGATCAACGGGCTATTCCTGATTTAATTGGATTGTTACAGGATGCTTGCCCCTTAGTTCGGGTGAGTGTGGCCTATGCGTTAGGTCGCAATTCTAATGCTCAAGCCGTTGAAGCGTTGATTGCACAATTGAATCAAGACTGGAATGGCTATGTCCGTAAAGGGGTAGTTTGGGCATTAGGAACCTGTGGCGATCGCAGAGCCTTAGAACCTTTACTTGATGCCCTGAAAACTGATATTCCTGCGGTACGGTTATGGGCGGCGAGTTCCCTGGGTCAAATGGCGAAAGTCGGTTATGAGATCGTAATTCGAGCCATTCCCCCGATGATTGAAGCTTTACGTCAAGATCCCGTCGCGGCGGTTAGAAGTAATTGTGCTTGGGCATTGGGCCAACTCTGTCGAGAACTCCCCTCAAATGTTGTTTATGCAGTGGCGATTGATGCTTTAATTGAAGCCCTAGAAGAAGACGAAGATATGGGGGTTAAAGATGATGCTAAATCGTCTTTATTAAGAGTCGGTGATCCGCGAGGATTACAAATTATTGAAGACTTGGAAATGGACGGTTTATTATAA
- a CDS encoding glutaminase: MSDRRQKARLKKINQESFGVNLGVQELDRLTQKQLETWVDQAQRRSQLGQLPTYIPQLAQVNSQEFVVQILTLEGKSYCAGDATLSFPLMSVIKPFLLFNRLVELGEDNVFQRVGVQPSDQTFNSLEQLQADDGWPRNPMLNSGALALAALLPGQDANSRCDYFCSWLNQYANCQLFLDQDILESVRSVPNPKNQALVSALLASGYVDDPDLTLDTYNQICCLSATILDLAQLGLLLVQPTDLQWQIPGRIVKALMMTCGLYETSGQFAAQVGLPTKSGVSGAVLSIIPQQGAIACYSPPLDPEGSSIGSLFLIEKIAQTLNLSVFK; the protein is encoded by the coding sequence ATGAGTGATCGTCGCCAAAAAGCTAGACTGAAGAAAATCAATCAGGAGTCATTCGGAGTGAATCTAGGGGTTCAGGAATTAGATCGATTAACTCAAAAACAACTGGAAACTTGGGTGGATCAGGCACAACGGCGTAGTCAATTGGGTCAATTACCCACTTACATCCCCCAATTAGCGCAGGTGAACTCGCAAGAGTTTGTGGTGCAAATCCTGACTCTGGAGGGAAAATCTTACTGTGCTGGCGATGCAACCTTATCCTTTCCCCTAATGAGTGTGATTAAGCCGTTTTTATTATTCAACCGACTGGTGGAATTGGGAGAGGATAACGTTTTCCAGCGCGTGGGTGTTCAACCCTCTGACCAGACGTTTAATTCCCTGGAACAATTGCAAGCCGATGACGGATGGCCGCGTAACCCCATGTTAAATAGTGGGGCGCTCGCTCTGGCTGCATTACTCCCTGGACAGGATGCTAATTCTCGCTGTGATTATTTCTGTTCCTGGTTAAATCAATATGCTAATTGTCAGTTATTTTTAGATCAAGATATTCTGGAGTCCGTGCGTTCGGTTCCTAACCCCAAAAACCAAGCTCTCGTTTCAGCACTTTTAGCTTCTGGTTATGTGGATGATCCCGATTTAACCCTAGATACTTATAACCAAATCTGTTGTTTATCAGCCACTATTTTAGATTTGGCTCAATTGGGTCTATTATTGGTGCAACCGACCGATCTCCAGTGGCAAATTCCCGGCCGTATTGTCAAAGCTTTAATGATGACTTGTGGATTATATGAAACATCAGGACAGTTTGCGGCACAAGTCGGACTTCCTACTAAATCGGGGGTCAGTGGAGCAGTATTATCTATTATTCCTCAACAAGGAGCGATCGCTTGTTACAGTCCCCCTCTAGATCCCGAAGGAAGTTCTATTGGCAGTTTATTTTTAATTGAAAAAATAGCTCAAACTCTAAATTTAAGTGTATTTAAATAG
- a CDS encoding GNAT family N-acetyltransferase, translated as MSIIVVQDLTPTQIQDLEKLYKQGWWSYQRTSKDIQKMLTNSDIIIGLVDSNTQKLIGFTRVLTDYTYRALIWDVLVESSYQNQGLGKKLIDEILTHPDLQEVEAFLLMCLPEMVPFYEKLGFHLSDQVKLMSLNF; from the coding sequence TTGTCTATTATCGTAGTTCAAGATTTAACCCCAACGCAAATACAAGATTTAGAGAAACTCTATAAACAAGGATGGTGGAGTTACCAACGAACCTCAAAAGACATTCAAAAAATGTTAACTAATTCCGATATTATTATCGGTTTAGTAGACTCTAATACTCAAAAATTAATTGGGTTTACAAGAGTTTTAACCGATTATACTTATCGAGCTTTGATTTGGGATGTTTTAGTGGAAAGTTCTTATCAAAATCAAGGATTAGGAAAAAAACTCATAGATGAAATTCTGACTCATCCCGATTTACAAGAGGTTGAAGCCTTTCTATTAATGTGTTTACCCGAAATGGTTCCTTTTTATGAAAAATTAGGGTTTCATTTATCCGATCAGGTCAAATTAATGAGCTTAAATTTTTAG
- the lpxB gene encoding lipid-A-disaccharide synthase, protein MLQNQPPIQIFISTGEVSGDLQGSMLVEALFRQAKQANIALEIRGLGGEKMAEAGAILLGNTTEIGSVGILESLPYILPTYLMQKQVKQYLKNHPPDLVILIDYMGPNIGIGNFIKHNLPTIPIFYYIAPQEWVWSLGSRSTAQIVKLTHRILAIFPEEARYFQSKGAKVTWVGHPLLDRMKIAPSREQARRKLGIQPDEIAIALLPASRWQEIKYLMPILFKAAQQIQAKMPTVKFWIPLSLPKYKIAIETAIKKYQLNAVLVSTPSDHYQTLEVLSAADLAIAKSGTVNLEIALLNVPQVVVYRLSDLTAWLARHLLNFSVPFISPTNLVQMQAIVPELVQEKVTPENIVHEAIELLTNQPKRQEMLNHYQQMKQALGEEGVCDRAALEILKSLPK, encoded by the coding sequence ATGCTTCAAAACCAACCTCCTATTCAGATTTTTATTAGTACAGGTGAAGTCTCCGGTGATTTACAAGGATCAATGTTAGTAGAAGCCCTTTTTAGACAAGCAAAACAAGCCAATATTGCTTTAGAAATTAGGGGGTTAGGTGGGGAAAAAATGGCGGAAGCGGGAGCTATTTTATTGGGAAATACCACAGAAATAGGTTCCGTTGGAATTTTAGAGTCTTTACCCTATATTCTCCCGACCTATTTGATGCAAAAACAAGTTAAACAATATTTAAAAAATCATCCTCCTGATTTAGTGATTTTAATTGATTATATGGGGCCAAATATTGGGATCGGAAATTTTATTAAACATAATTTGCCAACAATTCCTATTTTTTATTATATTGCACCGCAAGAATGGGTATGGTCGCTAGGATCTCGGAGTACAGCACAAATTGTTAAATTAACCCATCGAATTCTAGCTATTTTTCCTGAAGAAGCACGTTATTTTCAATCAAAAGGTGCGAAGGTGACATGGGTAGGTCATCCCCTATTAGACCGAATGAAAATAGCACCGAGTCGTGAACAAGCTCGCCGAAAATTAGGCATCCAACCGGATGAAATTGCGATCGCTTTACTTCCCGCTTCCCGATGGCAAGAAATTAAATATTTAATGCCAATATTATTTAAAGCGGCTCAACAAATTCAAGCCAAAATGCCGACGGTAAAATTTTGGATTCCCTTATCTTTACCTAAATATAAAATAGCCATTGAAACGGCGATTAAAAAATATCAATTGAATGCTGTTTTAGTTTCAACTCCATCGGATCACTATCAAACTTTAGAAGTCTTATCCGCCGCCGATTTAGCGATCGCAAAATCAGGAACAGTTAACTTAGAAATTGCTTTATTAAATGTTCCCCAAGTTGTGGTTTATCGACTCAGTGATTTAACAGCTTGGCTGGCTCGTCATCTGTTAAATTTTTCAGTTCCGTTTATATCCCCAACTAATTTAGTACAAATGCAAGCCATCGTTCCCGAACTGGTTCAAGAAAAAGTAACTCCTGAAAATATCGTTCACGAGGCGATAGAATTACTAACGAATCAACCCAAACGACAAGAAATGTTAAATCACTATCAACAAATGAAGCAAGCGTTAGGAGAGGAGGGAGTGTGCGATCGCGCGGCTTTAGAAATTCTTAAAAGTCTCCCCAAGTAA